One Agelaius phoeniceus isolate bAgePho1 chromosome 8, bAgePho1.hap1, whole genome shotgun sequence genomic region harbors:
- the TAL1 gene encoding T-cell acute lymphocytic leukemia protein 1 isoform X2, whose protein sequence is MTMDRPPAPPPPSDPRDARPARRHDSEAETTSEPESSRGGMEAPADPQLLLNGAAKEAGRPSPGPPAAPVPVIELVRRGGSLDIKSREAAGEAMQRAPGAEPCRAAEAACEARMVQLSPPALPLQPPGRAMLYNLGQPLATINSGFFGEPDSFSMYGSNRVKRRPSPYEMEITDGPHTKVVRRIFTNSRERWRQQNVNGAFAELRKLIPTHPPDKKLSKNEILRLAMKYINFLAKLLNDQEEEGNQRGKVNKDSGIVQEDLLQDMLSPNSSCGSSLDGAASPDSFTEEHEALDSKHTRGLHHAILPVEGNAQR, encoded by the exons AT GACGATGGACaggccgcccgccccgccgccccccagTGACCCCCGCGatgcccgccccgcccggcggCACGACTCGGAAGCGGAGACCACGAGCGAGCCCGAGAGCAGCCGCGGGGGCATGGAGGCGCCGGCAgacccccagctgctgctcaacGGGGCGGCCAAGGAGGCGGGCCGGCCCTCCCCCGGGCCCCCCGCCGCCCCTGTGCCCGTCATCGAGCTGGTGCGCAGGGGGGGCTCCCTGGACATAAAAAGCCGTGAGGCGGCGGGGGAGGCGATGCAGAGAGCGCCGGGAGCCGAGCCGTGCCGCGCCGCCGAGGCCGCCTGCGAGGCCCGCATGGTGCAGCTGAGCCCCCCCGCGCTCCCGCTGCAGCCTCCCGGCAGGGCCATGCTCTACAACCTGGGCCAGCCGCTGGCCACCATCAACAG CGGGTTTTTCGGCGAGCCGGACTCCTTCTCCATGTACGGCAGCAACCGGGTGAAGCGGAGACCCTCTCCGTACGAGATGGAGATCACCGACG GCCCTCACACGAAGGTGGTTCGTCGCATCTTCACCAACAGCCGGGAGAGATGGAGGCAGCAGAACGTCAACGGGGCCTTCGCAGAGCTGCGCAAGCTCATCCCCACCCACCCGCCCGACAAAAAGCTCAGCAAGAACGAGATCCTGCGCCTGGCTATGAAATACATCAACTTCCTGGCCAAGCTGCTCAACGAccaggaggaagaaggaaaccaaagggGCAAGGTGAACAAAGACTCGGGGATAGTCCAGGAAGACCTCCTGCAGGACATGTTGTCTCCCAACTCCAGCTGTGGAAGCTCTCTGGACGGGGCGGCGAGCCCGGACAGCTTCACGGAAGAGCACGAGGCGCTGGACTCGAAGCACACGCGCGGCCTGCACCACGCCATCCTCCCCGTAGAAGGCAACGCGCAGCGGTGA
- the TAL1 gene encoding T-cell acute lymphocytic leukemia protein 1 isoform X1 — translation MKSKWTMDRPPAPPPPSDPRDARPARRHDSEAETTSEPESSRGGMEAPADPQLLLNGAAKEAGRPSPGPPAAPVPVIELVRRGGSLDIKSREAAGEAMQRAPGAEPCRAAEAACEARMVQLSPPALPLQPPGRAMLYNLGQPLATINSGFFGEPDSFSMYGSNRVKRRPSPYEMEITDGPHTKVVRRIFTNSRERWRQQNVNGAFAELRKLIPTHPPDKKLSKNEILRLAMKYINFLAKLLNDQEEEGNQRGKVNKDSGIVQEDLLQDMLSPNSSCGSSLDGAASPDSFTEEHEALDSKHTRGLHHAILPVEGNAQR, via the exons ATGAAAAGCAAATG GACGATGGACaggccgcccgccccgccgccccccagTGACCCCCGCGatgcccgccccgcccggcggCACGACTCGGAAGCGGAGACCACGAGCGAGCCCGAGAGCAGCCGCGGGGGCATGGAGGCGCCGGCAgacccccagctgctgctcaacGGGGCGGCCAAGGAGGCGGGCCGGCCCTCCCCCGGGCCCCCCGCCGCCCCTGTGCCCGTCATCGAGCTGGTGCGCAGGGGGGGCTCCCTGGACATAAAAAGCCGTGAGGCGGCGGGGGAGGCGATGCAGAGAGCGCCGGGAGCCGAGCCGTGCCGCGCCGCCGAGGCCGCCTGCGAGGCCCGCATGGTGCAGCTGAGCCCCCCCGCGCTCCCGCTGCAGCCTCCCGGCAGGGCCATGCTCTACAACCTGGGCCAGCCGCTGGCCACCATCAACAG CGGGTTTTTCGGCGAGCCGGACTCCTTCTCCATGTACGGCAGCAACCGGGTGAAGCGGAGACCCTCTCCGTACGAGATGGAGATCACCGACG GCCCTCACACGAAGGTGGTTCGTCGCATCTTCACCAACAGCCGGGAGAGATGGAGGCAGCAGAACGTCAACGGGGCCTTCGCAGAGCTGCGCAAGCTCATCCCCACCCACCCGCCCGACAAAAAGCTCAGCAAGAACGAGATCCTGCGCCTGGCTATGAAATACATCAACTTCCTGGCCAAGCTGCTCAACGAccaggaggaagaaggaaaccaaagggGCAAGGTGAACAAAGACTCGGGGATAGTCCAGGAAGACCTCCTGCAGGACATGTTGTCTCCCAACTCCAGCTGTGGAAGCTCTCTGGACGGGGCGGCGAGCCCGGACAGCTTCACGGAAGAGCACGAGGCGCTGGACTCGAAGCACACGCGCGGCCTGCACCACGCCATCCTCCCCGTAGAAGGCAACGCGCAGCGGTGA
- the STIL gene encoding SCL-interrupting locus protein isoform X2: MVPFSFPLSKCALWDPVPMGDVIGTHITYYRNPKICLVEKTLRLAYRHAKQNEKKSFSCFLLGTLAVDEDGEGITLTVDRFDPGREVAGGSGKIPTASLPGDFLIPCTVNAWEPCSDNIIVHSVEDISLAFKGLQQSLCSKESLDLSKLLTVRAHIFFTENLDNLHFNFYWASLTLANILEYTPVKSVPIIPTALARNLTSPMNIAQVQGTYKCGYLTMDQTRKLLLLLESDPKAYALPLVGVWLSGVTHIYSPQVWACCLRYLFSSSIQERVFSESRSFLVVLYSLTHKEPEFYECVPCSGQTELGFQILTCHETVHLFKNVEPSDKSPIQFELSAENQNAETEFFSRICKKLPIKSPPQGSSPSKLSASDHDSGVEDEDLSPRPIPSPHPVSQQVTRIFPSVPELSLILDGSFIESGQSSKPVGTSGAKSLPTVPNQPMKKKCCMRPTCHPSQHSEDSQNFPANMGDPSLRRLPNPINQKIPASMPCRGNQALLQQQCKKASPQSRKSSGSSSPSTPCSGPSPDTSVHHPRKPLEKLVLNPESVTPQGESLPRRTSVSGSKQLAAVTQPVLHNSALSPQSCRQPPDLQVPVQVPPSCPACSCQCPASLQYNPINPWQGVGKMSPNHRAEIQPEMAQQNPCAVFHQNIICPNVCCNPGYATSSPINVRYPGKAGSCSLDNGLSAGMRMASSASPSSVQCCAAHSPCLHTPAPAAASDNGMMGLSPDAFQLLTQQDRQLKLLQAQIQRLLEAQARQEGSSEAVGKAEKAGELVSMETQTSPPPQPRRSVSVAVSTGASLFWNTASEKQGNSIPRGKKEDGEISKEDINISINAEQDASNTSIASSLRVVDMPSFVESIHLVEEGTNQSSPQTGNVSQALVRGSSLEESASVSLQKEPSEGARSQVVVTSEQSSEPPSSLPPQQPSEELKLYQDLLGQVNHLLKTSEEQDHLPLKSEFVVDGGPTYQDIDTAKVASENDTGGVDKESVISATLKQLRSLGVTVDSPGSMKENTHKVDNASILACISPEAVVPGLNSMLLANVSMCPNVVDLSMEANAIALKYLSENQLSRLSLSRSGQNPPTDFSFQDILQTNTDKSMVGLSLISPNNMSFATKKYMKRYGLIQGCDSSEDEEELQAQDGNFGTVKSKSMPDKNCAPALDTFSQQTELPKRVDGRVPIHLKSHNRELATNASPPELNSPVLRNITNEIFPPRTDQANENSLQFLKDLKSKTRLLPGRVEFTEQPVRKDEGDTQAFRGNLHTPALEMLNQSNSINSVGTILDVKQLRQLPKLF; the protein is encoded by the exons ATGGTCCCTTTCAGTTTCCCTCTGTCCAAGTGTGCACTTTGGGACCCAGTCCCCATGGGCGATGTCATTGGCACACACATCACCTATTACAG aaaccccaaaatatgTCTGGTGGAGAAAACCTTGCGGCTTGCCTATCGCCATGCTaagcagaatgaaaagaaatcattttcctgttttctgctTGGAACCCTGGCAGTAGATGAAG ATGGAGAAGGCATAACGCTGACAGTAGATCGCTTTGATCCTGGCCGAGAAGTTGCTGGTGGATCAGGCAAAATTCCAACTGCATCCCTTCCTGGAGACTTCTTGATTCCATGTACAGTTAATGCCTGGGAACCTTGTTCAGATAATATAATAGTGCACAGTGTTGAAGATATCAGCTTGGCTTTCAAG GGTCTGCAGCAGAGTCTGTGCAGTAAAGAATCTCTGGATCTTTCTAAACTGCTCACTGTTAGAGCTCacatttttttcacagaaaaccTGGATAATCTACACTTTAATTTTTACTGGGCTTCTCTTACTCTGGCCAATATTTTGGAATACACCCCTGTGAAGTCTGTCCCAATTATTCCAACAGCCCTAGCAAGAAATTTGACCAGTCCTATGAATATTGCACAAGTTCAAGGAACTTACAAATGTGG cTACCTTACTATGGACCAAACACGGAAATTGCTTTTACTGCTTGAGTCTGATCCCAAGGCTTATGCTCTGCCATTAGTTGGAGT TTGGCTGAGTGGAGTTACTCACATCTATAGTCCTCAAGTCTGGGCCTGTTGCTTGCGATATTTGTTCAGTTCTTCAATTCAAGAAAG GGTTTTTTCAGAATCTAGGAGTTTTCTTGTTGTGCTTTATTCATTGACACACAAGGAACCAGAGTTTTATGAGTGTGTTCCATGCAGTGGGCAGACTGAGCTGGGGTTTCAGATCCTAACTTGCCATGAAACAGTTCACCTCTTCAAA AATGTTGAACCATCAGACAAGAGCCCTATCCAGTTTGAGTTGAGTGCAGAAAACCAAAATGCAGAAACTGAGTTCTTCAGCAGAATTTGCAAGAAACTTCCAATCAAAAG TCCTCCCCAAGGCTCTTCACCCAGCAAGTTGTCAGCAAGTGATCATGACTCTGGTGTGGAAGATGAGGATTTATCCCCCAGACCAATTCCAAGTCCTCACCCAGTGAGTCAACAG GTTACCAGAATTTTTCCTTCAGTGCCGGAGCTATCACTTATTTTGGATGGGAGTTTCATAGAATCAGGACAATCATCTAAACCTGTGGGGACTTCAGGTGCTAAAAGTCTGCCCACAGTGCCAAATCAGCCTATGAAAAAGAAGTGTTGCATGAGACCTACGTGTCACCCCAGCCAGCACTCTGAAGACAGTCAGAACTTTCCTGCTAATATGGGAGATCCCTCTTTGAGACGTTTACCAAATCCTATAAACCAGAAAATTCCAGCTTCAATGCCTTGCAGAGGAAATCAAGCTCTACTACAGCAGCAGTGTAAGAAGGCTTCCCCTCAATCAAGAAAAAGTTCAGGATCATCTTCTCCTTCAACTCCTTGTAGTGGGCCTTCCCCTGATACATCAGTGCACCACCCCAGGAAGCCATTGGAAAAACTTGTATTAAATCCTGAGAGTGTCACACCACAGGGAGAGTCTCTGCCTAGGAGAACATCAGTATCTGGTTCCAAGCAACttgctgctgtcacacagcccgtCCTCCACAACTCTgctctgtcaccacagagctGCAGACAGCCACCAGATCTGCAGGTGCCAGTTCAAGTGCCACCTTCCTGTCCAGCATGCAGCTGTCAGTGTCCTGCTTCTCTCCAGTACAATCCCATAAACCCATGGCAAGGAGTTGGGAAAATGAGCCCCAATCACAGAGCGGAAATCCAACCGGAGATGGCTCAGCAAAATCCTTGTGCAGTGTTCCATCAAAATATCATTTGCCCAAACGTTTGCTGCAACCCAGGGTATGCCACGAGCAGCCCTATAAATGTGAGATATCCTGGGaaagcagggagctgctctctTGACAATGGCTTATCAGCTGGAATGAGGATGGCATCGAGTGCGAGCCCCTCGAgtgtgcagtgctgtgcagcCCACTCCCCGTGCCTGCACAcgcctgctcctgcagcagcatcaGATAATGGCATGATGGGATTATCTCCAGATGCATTCCAGCTCCTCACCCAGCAGGACAGACAACTCAAATTACTGCAAGCTCAG ATCCAGCGCTTGCTGGAGGCTCAGGCTCGCCAGGAGGGTTCCTCGGAGGCGGTGGGGAAGGCGGAGAAGGCAGGGGAGctggtttccatggaaactcAGACCTCACCACCACCGCAGCCCAGGAGAAGCGTGAGCGTTGCCGTGAGCACAG GTGCTAGTTTATTTTGGAATACAGCCTCAGAAAAACAAGGCAACTCCATACCAcgagggaaaaaagaagatgGAGAGATTTCTAAGGAGGACATAAACATTTCAATTAATGCTGAACAAGATGCAAGTAATACAAGTATTGCTTCATCCTTAAGGGTGGTTGACATGCCCAGCTTTGTAGAGAGTATTCACCTTGTAGAAGAAGGAACTAATCAGAGCTCTCCCCA AACTGGAAACGTTTCCCAGGCACTTGTTCGTGGTTCATCCTTGGAAGAAAGTGCCAGTGTGTCTTTACAGAAAGAGCCATCGGAGGGAGCCAGGAGCCAGGTGGTGGTAACAAGTGAGCAGAGCTCGGAGCCACCCAGCTCGCTGCCGCCTCAGCAGCCCTCAGAGGAGCTGAAGCTTTACCAGGACTTACTG GGCCAAGTAAACCACCTCTTAAAGACCTCAGAAGAGCAAGATCACTTGCCTTTAAAATCAGAATTTGTGGTTGATGGTGGTCCTACATATCAGGATATTGATACAGCAAAAGTTGCTTCAGAGAATGACACAGGAGGGGTGGACAAAGAGAGTGTCATTAGTGCCACACTCAAACAGCTGAGGAGTCTTGGAGTGACAGTGGACTCACCTGGCAGTATGAAGGAAAATACACACAAAGTGGACAATGCCAG CATCTTGGCGTGCATAAGTCCTGAAGCAGTGGTGCCTGGGTTAAATTCCATGTTACTTGCCAATGTCAGCATGTGTCCCAACGTTGTTGATCTGAGCATGGAAGCCAACGCCATAGCCCTGAAGTATCTCAGTGAAAATCAGTTATCCCGGCTGTCCCTCAGTCGCTCAGGCCAGAATCCTCCCACAGATTTCTCCTTCCAGGACATCTTGCAAACAAATACAGACAAGAGCATGGTGGGTCTGAGTTTAATTTCACCCAACAACATGTCCTTTGCAACCAAGAAGTACATGAAGCGATATGGGCTGATACAGGGCTGTGACAGcagtgaggatgaagaggaacTGCAGGCTCAAGATGGCAATTTTGGCACTGTCAAAAGCAAGAGCATGCCAGACAAAAACTGTGCCCCTGCATTGGACACCTTCAGCCAGCAGACTGAATTACCCAAAAGAGTGGATGGAAGGGTTCCCATTCACCTAAAAAGTCACAACAGAGAGTTGGCTACTAATGCTTCTCCACCAGAATTAAACAGCCCTGTGTTAAGAAACATTACAAATGAAATTTTTCCTCCCAGAACAGATCAAGCAAATGAAAACTCACTTCAGTTCCTGAAGGATTTAAAATCAAAAACCAGATTGTTACCTGGGAGGGTTGAATTCACTGAACAGCCTGTCAGGAAAGATGAAGGAGATACTCAGGCCTTTCGTGGAAATCTGCACACTCCCGCCCTTGAAATGTTAAACCAGTCAAACAGCATCAATTCTGTTGGCACCATTCTTGATGTCAAACAACTCAGGCAATTACCAAAGCTGTTCTGA
- the STIL gene encoding SCL-interrupting locus protein isoform X1 — protein sequence MAWHGMARLSSGGGPAAMATPPHRRTAPARSPPPGIFKPPARALAVGFPGARSDWPSEPFPAARRLGRDGRRGRVLLSDWPAGPEGRPGPQKAPGRAGRGGSGRAGLGAATAGAAPLLRPLPGRAGGCSGRAPCWRAGEEERAELRPYPDLRFVPKRMVPFSFPLSKCALWDPVPMGDVIGTHITYYRNPKICLVEKTLRLAYRHAKQNEKKSFSCFLLGTLAVDEDGEGITLTVDRFDPGREVAGGSGKIPTASLPGDFLIPCTVNAWEPCSDNIIVHSVEDISLAFKGLQQSLCSKESLDLSKLLTVRAHIFFTENLDNLHFNFYWASLTLANILEYTPVKSVPIIPTALARNLTSPMNIAQVQGTYKCGYLTMDQTRKLLLLLESDPKAYALPLVGVWLSGVTHIYSPQVWACCLRYLFSSSIQERVFSESRSFLVVLYSLTHKEPEFYECVPCSGQTELGFQILTCHETVHLFKNVEPSDKSPIQFELSAENQNAETEFFSRICKKLPIKSPPQGSSPSKLSASDHDSGVEDEDLSPRPIPSPHPVSQQVTRIFPSVPELSLILDGSFIESGQSSKPVGTSGAKSLPTVPNQPMKKKCCMRPTCHPSQHSEDSQNFPANMGDPSLRRLPNPINQKIPASMPCRGNQALLQQQCKKASPQSRKSSGSSSPSTPCSGPSPDTSVHHPRKPLEKLVLNPESVTPQGESLPRRTSVSGSKQLAAVTQPVLHNSALSPQSCRQPPDLQVPVQVPPSCPACSCQCPASLQYNPINPWQGVGKMSPNHRAEIQPEMAQQNPCAVFHQNIICPNVCCNPGYATSSPINVRYPGKAGSCSLDNGLSAGMRMASSASPSSVQCCAAHSPCLHTPAPAAASDNGMMGLSPDAFQLLTQQDRQLKLLQAQIQRLLEAQARQEGSSEAVGKAEKAGELVSMETQTSPPPQPRRSVSVAVSTGASLFWNTASEKQGNSIPRGKKEDGEISKEDINISINAEQDASNTSIASSLRVVDMPSFVESIHLVEEGTNQSSPQTGNVSQALVRGSSLEESASVSLQKEPSEGARSQVVVTSEQSSEPPSSLPPQQPSEELKLYQDLLGQVNHLLKTSEEQDHLPLKSEFVVDGGPTYQDIDTAKVASENDTGGVDKESVISATLKQLRSLGVTVDSPGSMKENTHKVDNASILACISPEAVVPGLNSMLLANVSMCPNVVDLSMEANAIALKYLSENQLSRLSLSRSGQNPPTDFSFQDILQTNTDKSMVGLSLISPNNMSFATKKYMKRYGLIQGCDSSEDEEELQAQDGNFGTVKSKSMPDKNCAPALDTFSQQTELPKRVDGRVPIHLKSHNRELATNASPPELNSPVLRNITNEIFPPRTDQANENSLQFLKDLKSKTRLLPGRVEFTEQPVRKDEGDTQAFRGNLHTPALEMLNQSNSINSVGTILDVKQLRQLPKLF from the exons atggcatggcatggcatggcccGGCtcagcagcggcggcggccccgctgccATGGCAACGCCGCCGCATCGCCGCACTGCGCCTGCGCGCTCTCCGCCCCCTGGCATTTTTAAACCCCCTGCGCGCGCGCTGGCGGTTGGTTTCCCCGGGGCTCGCTCTGATTGGCCGAGCGAGCCGTTCCCCGCCGCGCGCCGATTGGGTCGAGACGGGCGGAGGGGGCGGGTTCTGCTCTCTGATTGGCCGGCGGGGCCAGAGGGCCGGCCGGGGCCGCAGAAGGCGCCGGGGCGAGCGGGacgcggcgggagcggccgagCCGGGCTTGGAGCTGCCACCGCCGGTGCCGCTCCTCTCTTACGGCCGCTGCCCGGCCGAGCTGGGGGCTGCAGCGGGCGGGCCCCGTGCTGGAGAGCGGGAGAAGAGGAGCGGGCGGAGTTGCGGCCCTACCCGGATCTGAG ATTTGTTCCCAAAAGGATGGTCCCTTTCAGTTTCCCTCTGTCCAAGTGTGCACTTTGGGACCCAGTCCCCATGGGCGATGTCATTGGCACACACATCACCTATTACAG aaaccccaaaatatgTCTGGTGGAGAAAACCTTGCGGCTTGCCTATCGCCATGCTaagcagaatgaaaagaaatcattttcctgttttctgctTGGAACCCTGGCAGTAGATGAAG ATGGAGAAGGCATAACGCTGACAGTAGATCGCTTTGATCCTGGCCGAGAAGTTGCTGGTGGATCAGGCAAAATTCCAACTGCATCCCTTCCTGGAGACTTCTTGATTCCATGTACAGTTAATGCCTGGGAACCTTGTTCAGATAATATAATAGTGCACAGTGTTGAAGATATCAGCTTGGCTTTCAAG GGTCTGCAGCAGAGTCTGTGCAGTAAAGAATCTCTGGATCTTTCTAAACTGCTCACTGTTAGAGCTCacatttttttcacagaaaaccTGGATAATCTACACTTTAATTTTTACTGGGCTTCTCTTACTCTGGCCAATATTTTGGAATACACCCCTGTGAAGTCTGTCCCAATTATTCCAACAGCCCTAGCAAGAAATTTGACCAGTCCTATGAATATTGCACAAGTTCAAGGAACTTACAAATGTGG cTACCTTACTATGGACCAAACACGGAAATTGCTTTTACTGCTTGAGTCTGATCCCAAGGCTTATGCTCTGCCATTAGTTGGAGT TTGGCTGAGTGGAGTTACTCACATCTATAGTCCTCAAGTCTGGGCCTGTTGCTTGCGATATTTGTTCAGTTCTTCAATTCAAGAAAG GGTTTTTTCAGAATCTAGGAGTTTTCTTGTTGTGCTTTATTCATTGACACACAAGGAACCAGAGTTTTATGAGTGTGTTCCATGCAGTGGGCAGACTGAGCTGGGGTTTCAGATCCTAACTTGCCATGAAACAGTTCACCTCTTCAAA AATGTTGAACCATCAGACAAGAGCCCTATCCAGTTTGAGTTGAGTGCAGAAAACCAAAATGCAGAAACTGAGTTCTTCAGCAGAATTTGCAAGAAACTTCCAATCAAAAG TCCTCCCCAAGGCTCTTCACCCAGCAAGTTGTCAGCAAGTGATCATGACTCTGGTGTGGAAGATGAGGATTTATCCCCCAGACCAATTCCAAGTCCTCACCCAGTGAGTCAACAG GTTACCAGAATTTTTCCTTCAGTGCCGGAGCTATCACTTATTTTGGATGGGAGTTTCATAGAATCAGGACAATCATCTAAACCTGTGGGGACTTCAGGTGCTAAAAGTCTGCCCACAGTGCCAAATCAGCCTATGAAAAAGAAGTGTTGCATGAGACCTACGTGTCACCCCAGCCAGCACTCTGAAGACAGTCAGAACTTTCCTGCTAATATGGGAGATCCCTCTTTGAGACGTTTACCAAATCCTATAAACCAGAAAATTCCAGCTTCAATGCCTTGCAGAGGAAATCAAGCTCTACTACAGCAGCAGTGTAAGAAGGCTTCCCCTCAATCAAGAAAAAGTTCAGGATCATCTTCTCCTTCAACTCCTTGTAGTGGGCCTTCCCCTGATACATCAGTGCACCACCCCAGGAAGCCATTGGAAAAACTTGTATTAAATCCTGAGAGTGTCACACCACAGGGAGAGTCTCTGCCTAGGAGAACATCAGTATCTGGTTCCAAGCAACttgctgctgtcacacagcccgtCCTCCACAACTCTgctctgtcaccacagagctGCAGACAGCCACCAGATCTGCAGGTGCCAGTTCAAGTGCCACCTTCCTGTCCAGCATGCAGCTGTCAGTGTCCTGCTTCTCTCCAGTACAATCCCATAAACCCATGGCAAGGAGTTGGGAAAATGAGCCCCAATCACAGAGCGGAAATCCAACCGGAGATGGCTCAGCAAAATCCTTGTGCAGTGTTCCATCAAAATATCATTTGCCCAAACGTTTGCTGCAACCCAGGGTATGCCACGAGCAGCCCTATAAATGTGAGATATCCTGGGaaagcagggagctgctctctTGACAATGGCTTATCAGCTGGAATGAGGATGGCATCGAGTGCGAGCCCCTCGAgtgtgcagtgctgtgcagcCCACTCCCCGTGCCTGCACAcgcctgctcctgcagcagcatcaGATAATGGCATGATGGGATTATCTCCAGATGCATTCCAGCTCCTCACCCAGCAGGACAGACAACTCAAATTACTGCAAGCTCAG ATCCAGCGCTTGCTGGAGGCTCAGGCTCGCCAGGAGGGTTCCTCGGAGGCGGTGGGGAAGGCGGAGAAGGCAGGGGAGctggtttccatggaaactcAGACCTCACCACCACCGCAGCCCAGGAGAAGCGTGAGCGTTGCCGTGAGCACAG GTGCTAGTTTATTTTGGAATACAGCCTCAGAAAAACAAGGCAACTCCATACCAcgagggaaaaaagaagatgGAGAGATTTCTAAGGAGGACATAAACATTTCAATTAATGCTGAACAAGATGCAAGTAATACAAGTATTGCTTCATCCTTAAGGGTGGTTGACATGCCCAGCTTTGTAGAGAGTATTCACCTTGTAGAAGAAGGAACTAATCAGAGCTCTCCCCA AACTGGAAACGTTTCCCAGGCACTTGTTCGTGGTTCATCCTTGGAAGAAAGTGCCAGTGTGTCTTTACAGAAAGAGCCATCGGAGGGAGCCAGGAGCCAGGTGGTGGTAACAAGTGAGCAGAGCTCGGAGCCACCCAGCTCGCTGCCGCCTCAGCAGCCCTCAGAGGAGCTGAAGCTTTACCAGGACTTACTG GGCCAAGTAAACCACCTCTTAAAGACCTCAGAAGAGCAAGATCACTTGCCTTTAAAATCAGAATTTGTGGTTGATGGTGGTCCTACATATCAGGATATTGATACAGCAAAAGTTGCTTCAGAGAATGACACAGGAGGGGTGGACAAAGAGAGTGTCATTAGTGCCACACTCAAACAGCTGAGGAGTCTTGGAGTGACAGTGGACTCACCTGGCAGTATGAAGGAAAATACACACAAAGTGGACAATGCCAG CATCTTGGCGTGCATAAGTCCTGAAGCAGTGGTGCCTGGGTTAAATTCCATGTTACTTGCCAATGTCAGCATGTGTCCCAACGTTGTTGATCTGAGCATGGAAGCCAACGCCATAGCCCTGAAGTATCTCAGTGAAAATCAGTTATCCCGGCTGTCCCTCAGTCGCTCAGGCCAGAATCCTCCCACAGATTTCTCCTTCCAGGACATCTTGCAAACAAATACAGACAAGAGCATGGTGGGTCTGAGTTTAATTTCACCCAACAACATGTCCTTTGCAACCAAGAAGTACATGAAGCGATATGGGCTGATACAGGGCTGTGACAGcagtgaggatgaagaggaacTGCAGGCTCAAGATGGCAATTTTGGCACTGTCAAAAGCAAGAGCATGCCAGACAAAAACTGTGCCCCTGCATTGGACACCTTCAGCCAGCAGACTGAATTACCCAAAAGAGTGGATGGAAGGGTTCCCATTCACCTAAAAAGTCACAACAGAGAGTTGGCTACTAATGCTTCTCCACCAGAATTAAACAGCCCTGTGTTAAGAAACATTACAAATGAAATTTTTCCTCCCAGAACAGATCAAGCAAATGAAAACTCACTTCAGTTCCTGAAGGATTTAAAATCAAAAACCAGATTGTTACCTGGGAGGGTTGAATTCACTGAACAGCCTGTCAGGAAAGATGAAGGAGATACTCAGGCCTTTCGTGGAAATCTGCACACTCCCGCCCTTGAAATGTTAAACCAGTCAAACAGCATCAATTCTGTTGGCACCATTCTTGATGTCAAACAACTCAGGCAATTACCAAAGCTGTTCTGA